A segment of the Pseudoalteromonas sp. UG3-2 genome:
AAGGCGCGGCTTCTTTTATATTGCGATAAGCATAAATACTGAGTAATTGAAATACGGATTCGGCAGCGACCACCGCAGCCACCGCGAAAAAGTCAAACTGTTTATCGAACACTAACATCGCAATGGCCACCATCACTATTTGGATCACAATGGCCACTGAGCGCAGCATAAGTAGTTGCCCTAAGGCGGAGGCAGGGGAAAAAGCGATTTTCATATTTCAAAAAGCCACTATAGTTAATGGGTGTGTCTGCAACGAATTTTTAAGGTTACAGCAAACTAGTACGTGTTAGGGTTAGCTTACCATAGTAACAGCAGCAATAGCTTGATCCCAGACAACAGCGTTAACACAAGGCGGATTGCTATTACTGACTACCTATTAGCCATCGGCAACAAAATACACGCACTTTGAGGCGCACAGCACCAGATTAATAGCAAAAGTTTAGCGAATTTGGTATAAAGAAAACATAGGCCAACTGGTCGGATAAGAATAAGAGACACTATGATTTATGCAAAGATAACCGGTTGGGGTAAATGCATTCCACCAGCCAGTATTTCTAACGATGAAATAAGCACTGTGGTAGACACCAACGACGAGTGGATAAGCTCACGTACTGGCATTAAGTCACGCCGAGTTAGCCATGTTAGCACCGCAGATCTTGCCACGGTGGCAAGTCAGCAGGCATTGGCATGCGCAGGTCTTGCTGGTAAAGACATCGACTTAGTCCTACTTGCGACTTGCACGCCATCCACCATGGTTGCGAATACCGCTTCTTTAGTTCAGAAAAATATAGGGGCAGAAGGTGCTGCAGCTTGTGACACCAATGCCGCGTGTTCTGGTTTTTTATATGCACTGCAAAATGCCACAGCGCAAATTCAAGCCGGCATGATCAAAAAAGCCGTGGTAGTCGCGGCCGAGCGCATGACTTGGTATGTCAATTGGGAAAAGCGCGACAGTGCTGTGTTATTTGGTGATGGCGCCGGTGCCGTGGTACTGGAAGCCAGCGAAGAACCCAGTGGCTTAATGGGCACCAAAACCGGCTGTGATAGCAGTGATCGCAGCATTTTGCATATTCCCAACTATGGCACCGATATGGATCGCATCGCCGGCACTGGCCCTTCTGATTTATCTTTTGAAGGCCGTGAAATTTTTAAGCGCGCAGTTAAAGGCATGAGCGAGGCCTGTGATGACGTACTAAAACAAGCGCAGCTTTCATTAGATGAAATCGATGTATTAATTCCACACCAAGCCAATCTTCGCATTATTCAAGCGATTCAAAACCGCCTTGAAATTGCCGATGATAAAGTCATGGTAAATATTGATAAATACGGTAACACTTCCGCTGCTACCATTGCCATTGCGTTATGTGAGGCGGTGGAGAATGGCTTAATCAAACCTCATGCGAACATTATGAGTGCTGCATTTGGCGCGGGTTTAACCTGGGCTGCAAGTTACTTAAAGTGGGGTGATAGAGTCACACCACTGGCCACTTCAGATGCCAGCTTGCCCCCGTGTGACAAAACCGGGCTTGAGCTAATTGCTCCGGCAGTAGCAGCTTGTAAGTCATCGTAACCACTCGATATCTCTCCTTGGATGGGCGATAATAACGCCATATTTTAGTCTCTCATCCAAGGAGAATACCGTGCTTAAAGCGCATAGCGAAATTAGTCAATTGGCTCCCCAAGCCGTTTGGAAATTCTTTGATCAAATTTGCTCTATCCCCCACCCTTCAAAACACGAAGAAGCCCTAGCCACGTTTATTGTTGACTGGGCACAAAGTAAAGGCCTTTCTGTAAAGCGGGATGAAACCGGCAATGTCTTTATCAAAAAGCCAGCCACCCCTGGCATGGAAGACAGAAAAGGTGTGGTGCTGCAAGCCCATATTGATATGGTGCCACAAAAGAATAACGACACCGAACACGACTTTATCACGGATGCTATTCAGCCTTATGTCGATAACGGCTGGGTTACCGCCAAAGGCACTACTCTAGGTGCTGATAATGGTATTGGTATGGCATCGTGCTTAGCCGTATTAGATGCCGATGACATTGCTCATGGTCCACTTGAAGTGTTGCTTACCGTCGATGAAGAAGCCGGCATGAGCGGTGCATTTGGACTGCAGCCAGGTTGGTTAGAAGGCGACATCTTACTTAACACCGACTCAGAGCAAGAGGGAGAAATCTACATGGGCTGTGCTGGCGGTATTGATGCCTCTATTAGTGTCAATATTGAACGCCACAGCGTAACTGCGCAGCAGCAAAGCTATCAACTGACGCTGAAAGGCTTACGCGGTGGTCATTCAGGAGTGGATATCCACACCGGTCGCGCCAATGCCAATAAGCTATTAGCACGTTTTCTAAAAGATCATTGCCAAGAACTCAGTGTACAGCTTATCTCTCTCCAAGGCGGCACACTGAGAAACGCCATCCCTCGTGAGGCCAGTGCCCTGTTCACTATGCCTGCAGAGCAGTTAGCGGCATTTAACCAGACATTGCGAGCGTTTGAAACCACTATAAAACAAGAGTTAAGTAGCATTGAAACCGGGATCACCTTGGTTTTAGATGAGGTGACCAATTCGCAACAGCCGATGACCGAGGCCAGTCAAAGACAAGTGTTGAATTTACTCAATGCTTGCCCTAATGGCGTAATTAGAATGAGTGATGACATTCAAGGTGTGGTTGAAACGTCACTTAATATGGGCGTGATCAGCACCACCGACTCACAATTTGAGGTATTGTGCTTGGTTCGCTCTCTCATCGATTCTGGTCGCGAACAAGTGACCGGCAGTTTACGCTCTTTGGCAGAGTTATGCGGAGCTGAGATTAATTTAAGTGGTGCCTACCCAGGCTGGAAGCCCGATCCGAACTCGCAAGTCTTGGCTATTTTTAGAGACATGTACGAAACCATTTATGGTAATAAGCCAGATATTATGGTGATCCATGCTGGGCTTGAATGTGGGTTATTTAAAAAGCCTTACCCAGAGATGGATATGATCTCTTTTGGCCCCACCATCAAGTTCCCCCATTCACCCGATGAAAAAGTAGAAATCGACAGTGTGGGACTATACTGGCAACAAATGAAAGGAATATTGGCCAATATTCCGAAAAAATAAACCGCAACAAAAAGCCCAGCATCGGATGCTGGGCTTTTAAAAGTAAAGTGATTACCTAATTACTTTGCAAAGCGACGCTCTAAGTATTCAAACATAGTGCGAAGCCCTAATGCCTCACCACCGACTGGGCGACCAGGCAAGGCTCTGAGATTCCATGCCATCACATCAAAATGCAACCAAGGCGTGGTGTTAGGATCAACAAACTCTTTTAGATACAATGCCGCCGTGATAGAGCCTCCAAATGGCGTTGAACCACAGTTAGCGATATCCGCAACATCGCTTTTAAACAACGCTTTGTATTGATCAAACAAAGGTAACTGCCACACAGGATCGGCATTATTAGCACCTAACTCCATTAAATCAGACGCAATTTGTTGATCGGTTGAGTAAAACCCAGGTAGTTCGGTACCGAGGGCAATACGACAAGCACCGGTAAGTGTGGCAAAATCAATCAACAATTCAGGTTGCTCTGTTTGTGCTTCAGCAAGCGCATCACATAATACTAGGCGCCCTTCGGCATCGGTGTTATCGATTTCAACGGTGATCCCTTTGCGGGTTTTTATCACATCTCCTGGTCTAAACGCGTTACGAGATACGGCATTTTCCACAGCAGGAACCAGTACTCTTAAACGTACTGGGAGCTTAGTTGCCATAATCATTTTGGCTAAGGCAATAACGTGAGCAGCACCACCCATGTCTTTTTTCATGTTACGCATGCCAGAGGCCGGTTTTAAATCCAAACCGCCAGAATCAAAACATACTCCCTTACCGACTAACGTTAGTTTGGGATGACTGTCGTCGCCCCAATTGAGGTCCAGCAATCGCGGAGTGTTGTCACTGGCTCGACCTACCATGTGAATGGTCGGATAGTTTTGCTCGAGCAGCTCATCACCCACCACCTGAGTTAATTCACCGCCATAGGTTTCTGCAAGCTCCGCCATGACTTCGGCTAAGTGTTGCGGCATCATATCTGCAGCAGGTGTGTTGACTAAATCTCTGGCGAGATAAATCCCCTCTACAGCCGCTTTAACATGGTGGTATAACGACTCATCAGATAGTGCTAACTTTGCCTTAACAGCGGCCATTTCTTTGTACGAATCAAATTGATAAGCACCAAGCAAAAAGGCAATAGCATGGCTTTGTGGGTTGCTTACTTGCTCATCAAAACAATAAGTACCTGCTGGCAATTGTTTAGCCAGGTCGCCCAACAGCCAAAAGTCATCTTGTTCGTCCGCTACAACAATTACTCGGTCCAACTCGTCGCTGTTTTCTTTGGCAATAACAATATGCTGCTGCGATTGCAATTTTGCAGCGTTCACCACCGCTTGAACAATGTCAGACTGCTGAGATTGCCACTGCTCTAATGCTGCAGTTGTTAAAATAGAAATGGGAATACCCGAAGAAGAGTGAACTAATAAATTGCTCATGTAGGCCTCGTTGTTATTTTATTAAGACTAAGACTACCAAGCTTGAAGATAAAATTCACGATTTCTTGTGATCTGAAGGGGGCTTTTTTTTCAAACTAAATGAACTTGGTAACACATCGACTCCAACCCATTCACCCACTTTTACGATAAGCGGGATAGTGACAGGGGCAAATGGCAGTACGGCAAACACTCCAAGACCAAGTCCTTTTAATAAATCGACCAATTGTGCATTGGCAATTTTAAGATCGGTTTTGGGGGCTTTGCCTTGGCTGTAGCGCTTGTAAATTTCTAGCATTTGTTTGGTTTCAACGCGCTCTTGAGCTAGCGCCAGCTTGAGTGCCAACATCGCTCTGCGCAGCCGGATCTGTTGTCTTCTTTTACTGATCCTAGCCACTCTTACAGGGGCTTTATGAACGACTTTTATTAGCTTCATAGGGTAACTCAACACGACGTATAGTTTGAGTTTATCAAATTTTTGCCATTAAGAGCTATTAGCCAATGGTACAAAAGTGTAACTAAGGTGACTCAGTGCAATTCAAAATAAGTGCAAAAATAATTGAAACAAAAAAACTGAGTACTAAGCGCGCTAAAGTGTACAAACTTTGTTCCGAGCTCCCCGAAAGGTTAGCTTATCATTAAAGTAAATTTATTTTTTGTACAAAAAATCGCCCTGAATTGGGGGGATTTCTACTGACTAAACGCCAAGATAAACCAAAATACATTGTAATAGCCCATAAAACCCACCCTGTTACAGTTACTTACTACTAACCTTTGTAATTAGTTTATTGATTTAACAAAAACTTACTGCAAATGTTGCAGTTTAAAAAAACACTGCTAATTTTAAAAAAGCGCTTGCCAATGCATAGCAAATTAACTTATATGTGTATTAAAGGTAAATATATTATAAACAACCTTTTTTTATTGGTATGACAACAACAATCAACTGGGGAAACAGGATGAAACTAAAAAGTAACACGCTGCGCCGTGCAGTTCGCTTTGCTTTAGCAACAGCAGCGACTTCTTCGTTGCTAACCACTACAGCAATGGCAGAAGAGGCGGATGAAACAAAAGCAGAAGAGAAAATTGAAAAAATTGCAGTCGTAGGCTCACGGGCAGCGCCCCGCTCGGTCGGCGACTCACCAGTACCCATCGATATCATCGGTGCAGAAGACATGTCCAAAGCTGCTGGCTCTGATATGCTGGAGTTGTTGAAAGGCTCTGTACCATCACTTAACGTACATGCTAACCCAATCAGTGACGCTGCAACCTTGGTAAGACCAGCAAACTTACGTGGCTTACCAGCTGATAGTACGCTGATCCTACTTAACGGTAAGCGCCGCCACCGTTCATCGGTTATTGCTTTCCTAGGTGGTGGTATCAACGATGGTGCTCAAGGTCCAGATATTTCAGTAATACCAAGTATCGCCCTGAAACAAGTGGAAGTGCTTCGTGACGGTGCTGCAGCACAATACGGTTCTGATGCTATTGCCGGTGTGATGAACTTTGTACTTAAAGATTCCAGTGAAGGTGGTACCTTTGCCGTTCGCCAAGGTGAATACTATGAAGGCGATGGTGACACTACGGTTATTGAAGGTAACGTAGGTTTACCATTTACTGACAATGGCTTTGCTAATTTAAGTTTCCAATACAAAGAAGCTGACGCAACTAGCCGCAGTGTACAACGTCCAGATGCAGCTAAATTTACCTCTTTAGGTATTGAGGGCGTTAAAAATCCTGCTCAAATTTGGGGCACGCCAGAAATAAAAGATGATATAAGTATTTTTGGTAACGTTGGCCTAGACGTTACTGATAACTCACAGTTCTACATGTTTGGTAATTACTCCGAAAGAGATGTGGAAGGTGGTTTCTATTACCGTAACCCTGAAACTCGCCCTGGTGTCTATGCAAACCCATTGAAACTGGTAGACACCAATGGAGATGGTGTTATTAACTCAGACGATGATGACAGTCACCGTCAGTGGCTTGTTGCAGACATGACTGAGAATGGCACCGGTAATTGTCCTGAGGTGATTTTCCCTGTTGACGAACACTTAGTAAACCAGCCTGGCTATGACCAAGTTATGAACAACCCTAACTGCTTTGCATTTAACAAAATGCTTCCTGCAGGCTTTACGCCAACGTTCGGTGGTAATATAACCGATACATCTTTAGTTATGGGAGTCAAAGGTGAATTAGCTGATGGTTTCTTAGAAGGTGCATACTGGGATTTAAGTGGCTCAGTAGGTCGTAACGAATCGCGCTATTTCATGACCAACACTATTAACGCCTCACTCGGCCCGGATACACCAATGGAGTTTAGTCCAGGTAAGTATATCCAACTAGAAAAAGGCTTTAGTGCTAATATCTCCAAAGGCTACGACTTTGACCTTGCTTACGATGTAAACGTAGCAGCAGGTGCAGAATGGCGAGAGGAAACGTTTGAAGTGCTCGCTGGTGATGAGCCTTCATTCATCGCAGGGCCGCTGACTCAATTGGGCTTTGGTATTGGCTCTAACGGCTTCCCAGGCTTCAAACCTTCAGCAGCAGGTGAGTTTACTCGTCGCAATATCGCAGCGTACATCGATATTGAAACGCCATTCACTGAAGACTTCTTAATGGGCTGGGCACTTCGCTATGAAGATTACGATAGCTTTGGTTCAACCACCAACTTCAAGATCACAGGTCAATATTATCTGACAGAAGACTTAGCACTTCGTGGCTCGATCAGCACAGGTTTCCGTGCACCAACCGTTGGTCAAGCTAACGTAAGTAATGTTCAAACCAACCTAAGCAGTGGTGTATTGGTTGACTCGGCACTATTACCACCGACTAACCCTGTTTCGACACAGTTAGGCGGTACTGAGCTGACACCTGAAGAATCAGAAAGTTACACTCTTGGTGCGGTATATCGCAAAGGTGATTTGTTCTTAACTATCGATTACTACAACATTGAAGTAACGGATCGTTTAAGTCAGTCTGAAAAAATTGAGCTAGACGCGGATGATAAAGCAGCCCTTAAAGCGGCAGGCGTACCAAACGTAGACAACCTAGCGCAGGTTAGCTTCTTCACCAATGACTTTGATACAACCACGCAAGGTATTGACTTAGTCGCTAACTACTCAATGGATATGCTAGGTGGCTTTGCAACCTTCAGTGCGGCATATAACTGGAACGAGACTGAAGTGGATCGCTTCTCAGCTATTACCGGTGATTTCAAGGTTTCACGTCTAGAAAACGACTTACCAAACCACAGAGGCACACTAACGTGGGCACAGCAGTGGGATGAGTTCTCAGGCTTCATTCGTTACAACTACTTTGGCGAATACCAAGGTGTTCACGTAGATTACGATGCAACCGCTAAAACAGCAGACGCGGCATCTACGTTTGACGCAGAACTGACGTACTTTGCTTCTGATTCACTGAGCTTCTCTGTTGGTGCGAACAACATCTTTGACCAAGATGCTGAAGAGTTAGACTTCTTTGATAGAACTGGTATCCCTAACAACAACTGGGGTGGCAAGTTCTACGAGACTTCTCCGTTCGGTATCAATGGTGGATACTACTACGTGAAAGCTACGTATACGTTCTAACTTTTACTGTAACCCAGAAACAAAGGCGAACTAGCGATAGCTATTTCGCCTTTTTATTTTTATTCTATAGCAAATGGTATAAAGCAGTGACGCTATGTTGTTATTGAAAAGAGCTAATGAATTATTAGCCGAAAATAAGCTTCGCGAAGCGGAGTTTATGTACAAATCTGTCTTGAAACAATCTCCAAAGAATGGCCCAGCACTATTTGGCTTGGGCCGAATTTGTATGCGCCTAGAGCAGTACGACAATGCCATCTACTATTTAAAGCGCGCATGTGAACATTTGCCCAAAATGCTGGATCCCTTGTTTGCTTTGGCTGATGCTTTTATCGCGGTAGGTTCTCCAGTGGATGCCAAGACCGTATTGGAGTACACATTAAGTGTTGCCAAACACAATGCTCAAGCACATTATCAGCTTGGACAGTTTTACTTAGATTATGGCTTTGTTGAACAAGCAGAAAAAGTATTTCGTGAAGGGTTAAACTGCCCACATGGCACGGTGACAGGCTTCATGCTGTATGAACTGGCACAAATGTCAGCAGTCATTGAGCTCGAAGGATACCTTGAACTATTAGATAAACTGGTAGCAGAAAGTGAAACTCCAAGACTAAAAGTGGTGCTTTTTTATGCCCAAGCGAAATGCCATGAGCGATTGGGTAACTTAAAGCAAGCTGAGGAGTTTTATCAGCAAGCCAATGAAACACAATTAACCTTAGCCGAATTCAAAACGGAGCAAATGCTGCCTTTATTCGACAGCATTAAAAAATGGTGCAACAAGGCTTTTTTTGATAAGCCTGCCGATAAAGTCAAAACCACATTCACTCCTGTTTTTATTGTGGGGTTACCTAGAACCGGCTCTACTCTTTTAGAACAAATGTTAATTCAACATCCTGAGGTTGGTACCCTCGGCGAAAATACAGTGATCAGCGACAAAATTGTGCCTTACCTTTGTCAACGCAATGAAGCACACTTCCCAAACTGCTTACATACATTAAGCAATAGTATGCTTGATCATTGTAGGGGGTTATACGTTGATGAAATTAAGCGGCAAAGGGTGGCTGAATCCGTGGTCATAAATAAACTACCAGCAAATTTCCAAAACCTTGGTCTTATACATAAGTTATTTCCTGAAGGGCGAATTATCCACCTGAGCAGAAATTTAAAAGCGACGGCCTGGTCGGTATACAGCAATCATTTCGCCGCCAACGAGCCTTATTTTTGTTCAATGTCTGAGTTTGCACTGTATGCCCAAGCAGAGCATGACTTAATGACGCATTTCAAACAGTTTTTAAAACACGATATTTTCTCTTTAAGCTACGAACAGCTAATTGCAGAACCTGAGCGATACATTAAACGTTGTTTGAACTTCTTATACCTAGAGTACGATCCTGAGTGTCTATCCTTCTACAAATCTAAAAAGCCCGTTCATACGTTAAGTAAGGCGCAAGTAAGACAGCCGATCAATACAACTGGCTTGGAGAAGTGGCAGCGTCATGCCGACTTCATTACTGAGCAGCTTCCTGACCCAGAACCGAGCCCTCCGGAGCATACCGAGCAAACCACTTAAGTAAGTCCTTAAACTGATCGTTATGGGCATGTTTACTGGTCAACATATCGATGTGGCCGTAATTATGCCCATGTCCAAACTTTTTGCCATACACTATCATCTTTTGAACTCCGTTACCTGACTCTTTAATAAAAGCTTTTATATCAATTGGTTGAGCTAAAGCCTTATCGTTTACGCCAGCAATATGAAGGGTCGGTGGCAAGCTTAATTGTTGTAACGCTTGAGCATAATTAAAGCCATCGTCGCTGTCTACCCAAGGTCTCTTTTGTGCCCATCTGGCACTTTGCGCATGCGACTTAAGCGATTCATCATCACTGCCCCACCCCAGCTGTTTAGCAGGTAAATAGCCATGCTTTTTGGCGTAGTAATGGGCCAGCTTAAACCAAATTAGATTTGCTTTTAATAGCTTGCTAGGGTGGTTATTATGTAAACTTCGTTTTGACCCAAAATAGACACACGCCTTTACCTTACCAATCTCTTGCGGGAAACGGGCAAACACACTATTCATCAGAACGCCGCCCCAAGAATGCGCAACCCAGTAACATGGGCGAGCAGAGAACTCAGCTTCGATATAATCCAACATCGCTGGAATTTCATGCAGTATAGATTCTGTTTGGCCATACTGTGCAGTGGGGTCAATTTGCGGAATACTGCCACCGCGACCGCGAAGATCGGCAACAAAGCAGCGATAGCCATGCTCTGCTAAAAATGGCGCTAATCCCTTATTTGATTCAGTATAAAAAATCTTGCCATTTTCTACCGCGCCATGCAGCAAAAACACCATGGCGCCGGCTTTTTCGGCATTATAAATATGCCTTAAATGCAGTTTGTGACCCTCACCAATATCAACAAATAATGATTCCTGCTGTACCATTTTGTAATTCTTCTTAGTTCATTTTTCTCATCGTACCAGTTAAACAGATTATCTGTGTGCATTCAATCAAGCTGAGGTGGGAAGCAAACCCTAGTTAAGTGACACCATTTAAATGGTATAATAACCCTTATTTGCTTAAAGAATCGTTAAAAGTGCACCCACGTAATAAACACCGTAATGGCTATGACTTTGAATCACTCATCAGCGCAGAGCCGACATTATCACAACATGTAATATCACGAGAAACAGGTGCCCAAACCATCGACTTTAGCGACCCAAGTGCCGTCAAGTGCTTAAATAAAGCATTATTAAAAGCCGATTACCAGATTCAAGCTTGGGATATCCCGCCACAATTCCTTTGCCCACCAGTACCAGGTAGAGCGGACTATATTCATGCTTTAAAAGACTTATTAGATAAATCAGGCCTACCTGAGAAGGTAATTGGTGTTGATATCGGCACCGGCGCTAACCTTATTTACCCAATCCTTGGTAGTAAGGAGTATGGCTGGCGATTTGTTGCATCCGATATTAACCCTGCGGCGGTGAAATGCGCCAAGACCATTGCACAATTAAATCAATTACCAGTAAAGGTTTTGCAGCAAAAGAACCCAGAACACTATTTTCGCACCATAGTAAAACCAAATCAGTTTTATCATTTTTCCATGTGCAACCCGCCCTTCCATCATAGCGATGAAGCGGCACAGGCAGGTACACAACGTAAGTGGAAGAACTTAAACAAAACTCCGAAAAGCCAACTTAATTTTGGCGGTCAGGCACAAGAGTTATGGTGCCTAGGTGGTGAGAAGCAATTTATCTTAAACATGATTAACGAGAGCAAAGAATTTGAACAGCAGATCTACTGGTTCACCTCGTTAGTATCAAATAAGGATAACCTTAAACCATTACAAAAGCGCCTTAAAGCGCTAGCGGCACAGCAAGTAAAAGTAATCGATATGGGGCAAGGTAATAAAAAGAGTCGCTTTCTTGCTTGGAGCTTTTTTTCTCCCAAAGTTATCGAATAATTAATACCAATTCGTTTAATTAAGTGGTCCATTTGAGGCAAGAAAATTCTGTCGATAACACCGCTCTTGCGTCCTGCTACCGCCAAGGTACCTACATCCATATATGCAAGGCGAAAATTTTGCTATTTAGTTGTTCTAAATGAGAAATTTTAACGCAGTTAGCGTCGAATTTGCTCTCTCAAATTGAGCAAGTATTAATGCGGGTTGGTATAAGGGGCTCACTGCGACCGAAGCACCACTTCGCAATACAATGAACGCGAGGGTGACGAGAAACCGAAGCAATGCTTCGCAGCGCAATGAACGCGAGGTATGGACATCGAGTCGGAAGCCCTTCACAGGGATGTGTGCCCAAAGGTTGTCTACCCGGTAGGCGCGGGTTTACCCCGCGCTTTTTATTGTGCACTGAACGCAAAAAACCCCGACTCTTCCGAATCGGGGTTTTCTTTATAAGGCCCTGGCTCGCTACGAAGTAGGATGTTCTCATTCTTTTCATAGAGAGACACATGGGTGAACTGCGACCGAAGCACCGCTTCGCAGCGCAATGAACGCGAGGTATGGATACCGAGCCGGAAGCCCTCCACAGGGATGTGTGTCCAAAGATTGTCAGAGCAAGGCTTGTGGTTTGTCTCTATCCTATTGCTTCCAGGCTGTTTAGATTTTGTAGGCGCGGGTTTACCCCGCGATGTTTTTATGGTGCTGTAAACGCAAAAAACCCGCTACATTACTGCAGCGGGTTTCTCTTATAAGGCCCTGACGATGTTCTACTTTCACATGGGAAGCCCACACTATCATCGACGCTGTTTTGTTTCACTTCTGAGTTCGGCATGGGGTCAGGTGGTTCCAA
Coding sequences within it:
- a CDS encoding tetratricopeptide repeat-containing sulfotransferase family protein — protein: MLLLKRANELLAENKLREAEFMYKSVLKQSPKNGPALFGLGRICMRLEQYDNAIYYLKRACEHLPKMLDPLFALADAFIAVGSPVDAKTVLEYTLSVAKHNAQAHYQLGQFYLDYGFVEQAEKVFREGLNCPHGTVTGFMLYELAQMSAVIELEGYLELLDKLVAESETPRLKVVLFYAQAKCHERLGNLKQAEEFYQQANETQLTLAEFKTEQMLPLFDSIKKWCNKAFFDKPADKVKTTFTPVFIVGLPRTGSTLLEQMLIQHPEVGTLGENTVISDKIVPYLCQRNEAHFPNCLHTLSNSMLDHCRGLYVDEIKRQRVAESVVINKLPANFQNLGLIHKLFPEGRIIHLSRNLKATAWSVYSNHFAANEPYFCSMSEFALYAQAEHDLMTHFKQFLKHDIFSLSYEQLIAEPERYIKRCLNFLYLEYDPECLSFYKSKKPVHTLSKAQVRQPINTTGLEKWQRHADFITEQLPDPEPSPPEHTEQTT
- a CDS encoding ketoacyl-ACP synthase III, translating into MIYAKITGWGKCIPPASISNDEISTVVDTNDEWISSRTGIKSRRVSHVSTADLATVASQQALACAGLAGKDIDLVLLATCTPSTMVANTASLVQKNIGAEGAAACDTNAACSGFLYALQNATAQIQAGMIKKAVVVAAERMTWYVNWEKRDSAVLFGDGAGAVVLEASEEPSGLMGTKTGCDSSDRSILHIPNYGTDMDRIAGTGPSDLSFEGREIFKRAVKGMSEACDDVLKQAQLSLDEIDVLIPHQANLRIIQAIQNRLEIADDKVMVNIDKYGNTSAATIAIALCEAVENGLIKPHANIMSAAFGAGLTWAASYLKWGDRVTPLATSDASLPPCDKTGLELIAPAVAACKSS
- a CDS encoding aminoacyl-histidine dipeptidase: MLKAHSEISQLAPQAVWKFFDQICSIPHPSKHEEALATFIVDWAQSKGLSVKRDETGNVFIKKPATPGMEDRKGVVLQAHIDMVPQKNNDTEHDFITDAIQPYVDNGWVTAKGTTLGADNGIGMASCLAVLDADDIAHGPLEVLLTVDEEAGMSGAFGLQPGWLEGDILLNTDSEQEGEIYMGCAGGIDASISVNIERHSVTAQQQSYQLTLKGLRGGHSGVDIHTGRANANKLLARFLKDHCQELSVQLISLQGGTLRNAIPREASALFTMPAEQLAAFNQTLRAFETTIKQELSSIETGITLVLDEVTNSQQPMTEASQRQVLNLLNACPNGVIRMSDDIQGVVETSLNMGVISTTDSQFEVLCLVRSLIDSGREQVTGSLRSLAELCGAEINLSGAYPGWKPDPNSQVLAIFRDMYETIYGNKPDIMVIHAGLECGLFKKPYPEMDMISFGPTIKFPHSPDEKVEIDSVGLYWQQMKGILANIPKK
- a CDS encoding TonB-dependent receptor plug domain-containing protein, whose product is MKLKSNTLRRAVRFALATAATSSLLTTTAMAEEADETKAEEKIEKIAVVGSRAAPRSVGDSPVPIDIIGAEDMSKAAGSDMLELLKGSVPSLNVHANPISDAATLVRPANLRGLPADSTLILLNGKRRHRSSVIAFLGGGINDGAQGPDISVIPSIALKQVEVLRDGAAAQYGSDAIAGVMNFVLKDSSEGGTFAVRQGEYYEGDGDTTVIEGNVGLPFTDNGFANLSFQYKEADATSRSVQRPDAAKFTSLGIEGVKNPAQIWGTPEIKDDISIFGNVGLDVTDNSQFYMFGNYSERDVEGGFYYRNPETRPGVYANPLKLVDTNGDGVINSDDDDSHRQWLVADMTENGTGNCPEVIFPVDEHLVNQPGYDQVMNNPNCFAFNKMLPAGFTPTFGGNITDTSLVMGVKGELADGFLEGAYWDLSGSVGRNESRYFMTNTINASLGPDTPMEFSPGKYIQLEKGFSANISKGYDFDLAYDVNVAAGAEWREETFEVLAGDEPSFIAGPLTQLGFGIGSNGFPGFKPSAAGEFTRRNIAAYIDIETPFTEDFLMGWALRYEDYDSFGSTTNFKITGQYYLTEDLALRGSISTGFRAPTVGQANVSNVQTNLSSGVLVDSALLPPTNPVSTQLGGTELTPEESESYTLGAVYRKGDLFLTIDYYNIEVTDRLSQSEKIELDADDKAALKAAGVPNVDNLAQVSFFTNDFDTTTQGIDLVANYSMDMLGGFATFSAAYNWNETEVDRFSAITGDFKVSRLENDLPNHRGTLTWAQQWDEFSGFIRYNYFGEYQGVHVDYDATAKTADAASTFDAELTYFASDSLSFSVGANNIFDQDAEELDFFDRTGIPNNNWGGKFYETSPFGINGGYYYVKATYTF
- a CDS encoding alpha/beta fold hydrolase is translated as MVQQESLFVDIGEGHKLHLRHIYNAEKAGAMVFLLHGAVENGKIFYTESNKGLAPFLAEHGYRCFVADLRGRGGSIPQIDPTAQYGQTESILHEIPAMLDYIEAEFSARPCYWVAHSWGGVLMNSVFARFPQEIGKVKACVYFGSKRSLHNNHPSKLLKANLIWFKLAHYYAKKHGYLPAKQLGWGSDDESLKSHAQSARWAQKRPWVDSDDGFNYAQALQQLSLPPTLHIAGVNDKALAQPIDIKAFIKESGNGVQKMIVYGKKFGHGHNYGHIDMLTSKHAHNDQFKDLLKWFARYAPEGSVLGQEAAQ
- a CDS encoding leucyl aminopeptidase family protein, with translation MSNLLVHSSSGIPISILTTAALEQWQSQQSDIVQAVVNAAKLQSQQHIVIAKENSDELDRVIVVADEQDDFWLLGDLAKQLPAGTYCFDEQVSNPQSHAIAFLLGAYQFDSYKEMAAVKAKLALSDESLYHHVKAAVEGIYLARDLVNTPAADMMPQHLAEVMAELAETYGGELTQVVGDELLEQNYPTIHMVGRASDNTPRLLDLNWGDDSHPKLTLVGKGVCFDSGGLDLKPASGMRNMKKDMGGAAHVIALAKMIMATKLPVRLRVLVPAVENAVSRNAFRPGDVIKTRKGITVEIDNTDAEGRLVLCDALAEAQTEQPELLIDFATLTGACRIALGTELPGFYSTDQQIASDLMELGANNADPVWQLPLFDQYKALFKSDVADIANCGSTPFGGSITAALYLKEFVDPNTTPWLHFDVMAWNLRALPGRPVGGEALGLRTMFEYLERRFAK